A stretch of the Conger conger chromosome 3, fConCon1.1, whole genome shotgun sequence genome encodes the following:
- the znf16l gene encoding zinc finger protein 16-like, translated as MSRKRTHCFTEASLSSDPENIYMDTTGPPNRLDEDFSEFEADEELLSSVSDITEHLGRNISVVLEAALTEIRKMVSVRIRVLKMELREKTDEIEILKARLETVERDGRDQFPGSMIAEATAALRKSDFHPGNKYNSDPKKAKPGTPGIKKENIDAICDYLMKDKNSRGGAEVDSDGNIHPCSSDREDPQPHASVNLWPEGGINSGVPGDAETDATPEDIFSMLPSGSKRIYDYEWITGVEYPSDLKGGREPKCESSTPVEENEEEEDESEGVRRDLSQPATPLDHTHTPDFLQGSPQGEDGTVDDHAESVDTGQPFSHTYLCPLCGTFCPDALFLEEHLKVMHRDTSAAHSLQSTSSPPAPLGEGSGADPRRGEDRGAGRGPSRERKVEGGYECGDCGRHFNYLGNLRQHQRIHTGEKPFVCPECGERFRHAARLKSHRLGHSGAQSPFPCPQCGKGFPVLSGLKRHQRVHTGESPYACPQCGRRFKELGNLYTHQRIHSGATPYPCHQCGRSFRHLGTYKSHRCTPLP; from the exons ATGAGTCGAAAAAGAACCCATTGTTTCACGGAAGCTAGTCTCTCCTCCGACCCCGAAAACATCTACATGGATACGACAGGTCCCCCTAATCGGCTTGACGAAGATTTTTCTGAATTTGAGGCGGACGAGGAGTTACTGAGTTCCGTAAGCGACATTACGGAGCACCTCGGGAGGAACATTTCTGTCGTGCTTGAAGCAGCCCTGACCGAAATCAGAAAGATGGTCAGCGTCAGAATTCGGGTTCTTAAGATGGAGCTTCGAGAGAAAACCgatgaaattgaaattttgAAGGCAAGATTGGAGACggtggagagagatgggagagaccAGTTCCCCGGTTCGATGATTGCCGAAGCTACAGCTGCCTTAAGGAAATCTGATTTTCATCCGGGTAATAAATACAACAGTGACCCCAAAAAAGCTAAGCCCGGAACCCCCGGAATCAAAAAAGAGAATATAGATGCTATTTGTGACTACCTAATGAAAGACAAGAATTCGCGCGGTGGTGCTGAAGTGGATAGCGACGGAAACATCCACCCGTGCAGTAGCGACAGAGAAGACCCACAGCCGCACGCCTCGGTCAACCTATGGCCGGAGGGCGGAATCAATAGCGGGGTACCCGGAGATGCAGAGACGGATGCAACACCCGAAGACATATTCAGCATGTTGCCGTCGGGAAGCAAAAGGATATACGACTACGAATGGATAACGGGGGTGGAATACCCGTCCGATTTGAAAG GTGGGAGGGAGCCGAAATGTGAGAGTTCCACTCCCGTGGAGGAGaacgaggaggaagaggacgagTCTGAGGGAGTGAGGCGTGATCTGTCCCAGCCCGCCACCCCCCTggaccacacccacacccctgaCTTCCTCCAGGGCTCCCCGCAGGGCGAAGACGGCACGGTGGACGACCATGCAGAGAGCGTGGATACAG GCCAGCCGTTCTCTCACACCTACCTCTGTCCTCTGTGCGGAACCTTCTGTCCCGATGCCTTGTTTCTGGAGGAGCACTTGAAAGTGATGCACAGGGACACCAGCGCAGCCCACTCCCTCCAGTCCACCTCCAGTCCTCCGGCCCCGCTGGGGGAGGGCAGCGGCGCGGACCCCCGGAGGGGGGAGGACCGGGGGGCCGGACGAGGGCCGTCGCGGGAGCGGAAGGTGGAGGGGGGCTACGAGTGCGGTGACTGCGGCCGCCACTTCAACTACCTGGGCAACCTGCGGCAGCACCAGCGCATCCACACGGGGGAGAAGCCCTTCGTGTGCCCGGAGTGCGGGGAGCGTTTCCGCCACGCGGCCCGCCTGAAGAGCCACCGGCTGGGCCACAGCGGCGCGCAGAGCCCCTTCCCCTGCCCCCAGTGCGGGAAGGGCTTCCCCGTGCTCTCGGGGCTGAAGCGGCACCAGCGCGTGCACACGGGGGAGAGCCCCTACGCCTGCCCCCAGTGCGGGCGGCGGTTTAAGGAGCTGGGCAACCTGTACACCCACCAGCGCATCCACAGCGGGGCCACGCCCTACCCCTGCCACCAGTGCGGCCGAAGTTTTCGTCACCTGGGCACCTACAAGAGCCACCgctgcacccccctcccctga
- the nit1 gene encoding deaminated glutathione amidase, with the protein MCFMLAFSPILRTQARGLQLHRFTGTPSLIGKLCRMSSTNPLAAVCQVTSTPDKEANFAACKRLVEQAKERGACMVFLPEGFDYIGSSRDETLNLSESMEGETISRYAELARKLEVWLSLGGFHERGENWESDRRIYNSHIILDAQGHTVSVYRKGHLFDVELTGRGVSLKESAFTVPGPALTPAVQTPIGKVGLGVCYDLRFPELSLALRRQGAEILTYPSAFTVATGAAHWEVLLRARAIETQCFVLAAAQVGSHHAKRASYGHALAVDPWGTVLGDCGGAEAGVALVQVDMQKLRDTRRDMPVEQHRREATFYSSLG; encoded by the exons ATGTGTTTTATGCTTGCATTCAGTCCTATTTTACGGACACAAGCGAGAGGTTTGCAGTTGCACCGTTTTACCGGGACACCGAGTTTAATTGGAAAGCTGTGCAG AATGTCATCGACAAACCCACTGGCTGCAGTATGTCAGGTGACCTCTACCCCAGACAAGGAGGCCAACTTCGCAGCTTGTAAAAGATTGGTGGAACAGGCAAAGGAAAGAGGGGCCTGCATGGTCTTCCTTCCCGAGGGCTTTGACTACATTGGGTCCAGTCGTGATGAGACGCTAAATCTGTCCGAGAGCATGGAAGGGGAGACAATCTCACGCTACGCTGAGCTGGCCAG GAAGTTGGAGGTTTGGCTTTCTCTCGGAGGATTTCATGAACGAGGGGAAAACTGGGAGAGTGACAGGCGGATCTACAACAGTCACATCATTTTAGATGCACAGG GACATACAGTGTCAGTGTACAGGAAGGGTCACCTGTTCGATGTGGAGTTGACAGGAAGGGGCGTGTCCCTGAAGGAGAGTGCCTTCACCGTCCCCGGCCCCGCCCTCACTCCCGCTGTACAGACGCCCATCGGAAAG GTGGGATTGGGTGTATGCTATGATTTGAGATTCCCAGAGCTCTCATTGGCTCTCCGGCGGCAGGGAGCGGAGATCCTCACGTATCCGTCAGCTTTCACTGTGGCCACGGGAGCAGCCCACTGGGAG GTGCTGCTTCGCGCCCGTGCCATCGAGACGCAGTGCTTCGTCCTGGCCGCGGCCCAGGTGGGCAGTCACCACGCCAAGCGGGCCTCCTACGGCCACGCCCTGGCCGTCGACCCCTGGGGGACGGTGCTGGGCGACTGCGGCGGTGCGGAGGCGGGCGTGGCGCTGGTGCAGGTGGACATGCAGAAGCTGCGGGATACGCGGAGGGACATGCCGGTGGAACAACACCGCAGAGAGGCCACATTCTACAGCAGCCtgggctga